The following proteins are co-located in the Vibrio astriarenae genome:
- a CDS encoding ABC transporter permease, with protein sequence MNLNKPLLAILTIIALSIASLFVGVANINLESLLAGDARAIEILVSSRIPRLFAIGLAGAGLSVAGLIMQQIVQNRFAAPSTTGTIDCAMLGYIVTLVFFAQVDNWLQLTIIMAFSVFGTLLFVRFIQRMQFKSAMLVPLIGIMYGNVVSSLTIFVAYKYDLVQTLNSWTVANFASVLKGNYELLYLAIPTSILAYMYASRFNAASIGESFAKNIGLNYRRIVMIGVMLVAVLSSSVVMIVGVIPFLGLIVPNIVSQFMGDNMRRNLPWTAYWGALLVLICDVIGRIIIFPYEVPISMIISVFGGVIFIALILKDKSNA encoded by the coding sequence ATGAACCTAAATAAACCTCTTCTCGCGATCCTAACGATTATCGCCCTTAGCATTGCGTCCCTCTTTGTCGGTGTGGCGAACATTAACCTTGAGTCTCTTCTCGCAGGTGACGCTCGCGCTATCGAAATTCTTGTATCTAGCCGTATCCCACGCCTCTTTGCTATTGGTCTAGCCGGAGCTGGTTTAAGTGTTGCTGGTCTTATCATGCAACAAATCGTGCAAAACCGTTTTGCAGCACCTTCGACGACGGGCACCATAGACTGCGCAATGCTCGGTTACATTGTCACACTTGTTTTCTTTGCTCAAGTTGATAACTGGCTACAACTTACCATCATCATGGCATTTTCGGTGTTCGGCACACTCCTGTTTGTGCGCTTTATCCAACGCATGCAGTTTAAAAGTGCGATGCTGGTGCCGTTGATTGGTATCATGTACGGCAATGTCGTTTCTTCGTTAACGATCTTCGTCGCATACAAGTACGATTTAGTTCAAACCCTTAATTCGTGGACGGTGGCTAACTTCGCCTCAGTGCTCAAAGGTAACTACGAGTTACTCTATCTTGCCATTCCTACGTCTATCTTAGCCTACATGTACGCAAGCCGTTTTAACGCGGCCAGTATTGGCGAGAGCTTTGCGAAAAACATCGGCTTGAACTATCGCCGCATCGTCATGATTGGTGTCATGCTCGTTGCCGTTCTCTCCTCCTCTGTGGTGATGATCGTCGGTGTGATTCCTTTCCTTGGTCTGATTGTGCCAAACATTGTTTCACAGTTTATGGGCGACAATATGCGTCGTAACTTGCCTTGGACAGCCTATTGGGGTGCCCTGTTGGTACTCATCTGTGATGTCATCGGCCGCATCATTATCTTCCCTTATGAAGTACCTATTTCCATGATCATTAGTGTATTTGGTGGTGTGATCTTTATTGCTCTGATTTTGAAGGATAAGTCGAATGCGTAA
- a CDS encoding LysR family transcriptional regulator: MNLGKVDLNLLVVLKHLLEEKHVSNAALAMQTSQPSVSRSLQKLRLMFEDELLVRTTHGYEFTPKAGQLKQDLDNILQGLEKFVNGDQFDPQQSDQTVRFFGLVPQVNWILPPLLKQIRRQAPNLIVDVDTIPKRHFDGLNDGSVHFVLSNLAPSNSDQNLYRMFLKSRDFRLLMSSDNPLAHEKLTPENLRYAHFGQISLQGGKNLSIEPRFRELGLLDKHEKLSTPVMLSNFNAAASVAEQTDLIFHLPTPFAEEVATSRALVTREVPDALKSPYQDTYLYWHKRFHSDPMCLWIRDLFRQIYHTD, encoded by the coding sequence ATGAATTTAGGCAAGGTGGATTTAAACTTATTGGTGGTGTTGAAACATTTGCTTGAAGAGAAGCATGTATCGAACGCAGCGCTCGCTATGCAGACAAGTCAACCCAGTGTCAGTCGTTCACTGCAAAAACTGCGCTTAATGTTTGAAGACGAGCTTTTGGTGCGCACAACACATGGCTACGAATTCACTCCTAAGGCAGGGCAACTAAAGCAAGACCTCGACAATATCCTCCAAGGCTTAGAGAAATTTGTAAACGGTGACCAGTTTGACCCTCAACAATCGGATCAAACGGTTCGTTTCTTTGGGTTAGTGCCCCAAGTTAACTGGATCCTCCCACCACTGTTAAAACAGATTCGACGCCAAGCACCGAATTTAATCGTAGATGTCGACACCATTCCTAAAAGACACTTTGACGGTCTCAATGATGGTTCGGTTCACTTTGTACTGTCTAATCTTGCTCCAAGTAATAGCGATCAAAACTTATATCGGATGTTTCTAAAAAGTAGGGACTTCCGCCTCTTGATGAGTTCTGACAATCCACTCGCTCATGAGAAACTGACACCTGAGAACTTGCGCTACGCGCACTTCGGACAGATTTCTCTACAAGGCGGTAAAAACCTTTCTATTGAGCCGCGCTTTAGAGAGCTTGGTTTACTTGATAAGCATGAGAAGCTTTCAACCCCGGTCATGCTCTCTAATTTCAATGCAGCAGCGAGTGTCGCAGAGCAAACAGATTTGATTTTTCACCTTCCTACGCCCTTTGCTGAAGAGGTGGCAACCAGCAGAGCACTCGTCACTCGTGAGGTGCCGGATGCCCTTAAATCCCCTTATCAAGATACTTACTTGTATTGGCATAAACGCTTTCACTCTGATCCTATGTGTTTATGGATTAGGGATCTGTTTCGTCAGATTTACCACACTGATTAA
- a CDS encoding siderophore ABC transporter substrate-binding protein yields the protein MTMFKALSTKAVFTSLLLTFSSLSFAKTIEHTLGSIEIKEQPQRIVVLSHGALDFLDEIGVEPVGVVKQLLPSHLEQYGDKKYQALGSLKEPNFEEIFMAKPDLIIAEGRQAELYKDLSAIAPVYMYQIDNSDYWKTTQHHWRVLGDLFGQTEQVEGMITKIEEQFRAIESETKANSMNAMSVMNAGNRLSMFGTNSRFSVIYDELGFETRESKNVESVARPHGNLISFEYVADAQPDVIFILDRQQAIGQGNANSAQFFDNPLVNSTPAAKTNKVVFLDSAAWYLTAGGYTSTQIMINDVKQVL from the coding sequence ATGACAATGTTTAAAGCCCTTTCTACAAAAGCGGTGTTTACCTCTCTGCTTTTGACTTTTAGTTCACTCTCTTTTGCAAAAACTATCGAGCACACTCTGGGCTCTATTGAAATCAAAGAGCAACCACAACGTATCGTTGTATTGAGCCATGGCGCACTAGACTTCCTAGATGAAATTGGCGTCGAACCTGTAGGGGTAGTTAAGCAGTTGTTGCCGAGCCATTTAGAACAATACGGCGATAAGAAATATCAGGCACTGGGCAGTTTGAAAGAGCCAAACTTTGAAGAAATTTTCATGGCGAAACCAGACCTGATTATTGCTGAAGGTCGTCAAGCAGAGCTTTACAAAGACCTGTCTGCCATTGCCCCTGTTTACATGTATCAAATCGACAATAGTGATTACTGGAAAACCACCCAGCATCATTGGCGTGTGCTTGGCGACTTGTTTGGTCAAACAGAGCAGGTCGAAGGTATGATCACCAAGATTGAAGAACAGTTCCGCGCTATCGAGAGCGAGACAAAGGCAAACTCGATGAATGCGATGAGCGTGATGAACGCTGGCAACCGCCTTTCAATGTTTGGCACGAACAGCCGCTTCTCGGTAATTTATGATGAACTTGGTTTTGAAACTCGTGAAAGTAAAAACGTTGAATCCGTCGCTCGTCCACACGGCAACTTAATCTCATTCGAGTATGTCGCTGATGCTCAACCTGACGTGATTTTTATTCTTGACCGTCAACAAGCGATCGGTCAAGGAAACGCGAACTCAGCTCAGTTTTTCGATAACCCACTGGTAAACAGCACTCCTGCTGCCAAGACCAATAAAGTCGTCTTTCTTGATTCAGCAGCCTGGTACCTTACCGCAGGCGGTTATACATCAACACAAATCATGATCAACGACGTTAAACAAGTTCTATAA